A single window of Rana temporaria chromosome 1, aRanTem1.1, whole genome shotgun sequence DNA harbors:
- the LOC120946090 gene encoding WAS/WASL-interacting protein family member 1-like: MVKEHPCLYDSRAPGYKMRTTRWDAWCSIGSQIYENWARINKSHDSKVKILKLRWKSIRDAYARQLKAQREQRRSGSGACSVREYVHSKELEFLRPVLDLGSTESCWDEAATAVVDRESVAERGDRESVAERGDRESVASGDQAMATLEPEPQHSEASNSNATRPLAEQPPVNIAHIGPPRALRRRAPAPDPALDRMLDIMTNMSDRMSNRSYGQNVAKCLGELIDKVPPNLQAVVLSCTARYISTFIPPTEADDLSEPPPPYGPYANKRTEHVPTPPTTHFSPPPVTLWTGPQLSDQPPRPTPPPTSAHHPLTTTLSHLPPVPTPSTHTSLNPFPYTQPSSYHPHSPFPHLSTPPVTYSTLPPTTLSSYHPPPSTYPALTTTPTSHYPHRPRQSTFRNAPTRTPPPPQATPPSNWSGEDSTTSTWPPFAHALSVAMSPHGEEDSSPNLQQL; this comes from the exons ATGGTGAAGGAGCACCCCTGTCTTTATGACAGCAGGGCACCGGGCTACAAAATGAGGACCACCCGTTGGGACGCTTGGTGTTCTATTGGGAGCCAAATCTATGAGAACTGGGCACGGATAAATAAGTCCCATGATAGCAAAG tgaaaatTCTAAAACTCAGATGGAAGAGTATAAGGGACGCCTACGCTCGCCAGCTGAAGGCACAGCGGGAGCAGCGGCGAAGTGGGAGTGGAGCATGTTCGGTGAGAGAATACGTTCACTCAAAGGAATTGGAGTTTCTGAGACCGGTGCTGGATTTGGGGAG TACTGAAAGCTGCTGGGACGAGGCTGCCACAGCTGTAGTAgacagagagagcgtggcagagagaggggacagagagagcgtggcagagagaggggacagagagagcgtggcaTCGGGGGATCAAGCGATGGCTACTCTGGAGCCGGAACCGCAGCACTCCGAGGCATCAAATTCTAATGCAACAAgaccacttgcagagcagcccccAGTTAACATTGCGCATATTGGACCTCCGCGTGCTCTGCGTAGGAGGGCTCCTGCTCCGGATCCAGCCCTGGATCGTATGTTGGACATTATGACCAACATGTCTGACCGGATGAGCAATAGATCGTATGGCCAAAATGTAGCAAAATGTCTGGGGGAACTAATCGATAAAGTTCCCCCAAATCTGCAAGCGGTGGTGCTGTCCTGTACGGCTAGATACATCTCGACATTTATACCCCCGACAGAAGCTGACGATTTATCCGAACCACCACCACCCTATGGCCCATATGCCAATAAACGGACCGAGCATGTCCCAACACCACCCACGACCCATTTCTCCCCACCACCCGTTACCCTTTGGACAGGACCACAGCTTTCCGACCAACCTCCTCGACCAACACCACCACCGACTTCTGCTCACCATCCTTTGACCACCACTCTATCTCATTTACCTCCTGTGCCAACACCTTCCACTCACACTTCTCTGAATCCTTTTCCTTATACACAACCTTCTTCTTACCACCCTCATTCTCCTTTTCCTCATCTCTCAACACCACCTGTCACATACAGTACTCTGCCTCCTACAacactttcttcttaccacccacCACCTTCTACTTACCCTGCGTTAACGACTACACCTACATCACATTACCCACATCGACCGAGACAATCGACTTTCAGGAATGCCCCAACacgaacaccaccaccaccacaagcaaCACCACCTTCCAATTGGTCAGGGGAAGACAGCACCACCTCCACTTGGCCCCCTTTTGCCCACGCACTGTCGGTCGCCATGTCACCGCACGGGGAAGAGGACTCCTCCCCAAATTTACAGCAATTGTAA